One segment of Primulina tabacum isolate GXHZ01 chromosome 6, ASM2559414v2, whole genome shotgun sequence DNA contains the following:
- the LOC142548874 gene encoding leucine-rich repeat receptor protein kinase HPCA1-like isoform X2: MEAMLLLFSYHLLIFSTFLSAIYSATNPQDAAVLRSLKDQWGNTPPSWDKSDDPCVSWEGVSCNNSRVTSLGLSTMGLTGKMSGDIGGLTELISLDLSFNPGLTGPLSPQLGDLQKLTILILAGCSFTNTIPSELGNLSELTFLALNTNNLTGEIPPSLGKLSKLYWLDLAENQLKGPLPVSSNKTLGLDLLKKAKHFHFNKNQLSGQIPEQLFSSDMSLIHLLFDGNKFQGNIPSTLGLVQSLEVLRLDRNSLKGSVPSNLNNLTKITELNLAHNILSGVLPNLTGMNSLNYVDLSNNSFKRSEAPNWFSTLNSLNTLVIEYGPLRGSVPPEIFSLPLIEQVKLRNNAFADKLDMSGKVSEQLQLVDLQNNDISSVTLGSEYKSTLELMGNPVCSASLESTIYCQVQQSARPYTTSLSNCGTQLCEADQKLNPQSCECAYPYEGTLYFRAPLFRDLSNASLFHFLEMSIWLKLGLSPGSVSVQNPFFNVDDYLQVQLGLFPSNSKYFNRSEVQRLGFALSNQTYKPSSEFGPYFFIASPYIFGDDHRRTHFSLTVIAGISIAGAFLVLVLAGLGIYALRQKRLAEQAISLSKPFGGEDSGGAPQLKGARWFSYDELRKCTNNFSESNEIGSGGYGKVYRGMLSNRKLVAIKKAQQGSTQGGLEFKTEIELLSRVHHKNLVGLVGFCFEQGEQMLVYEFMENGTLRENLTGRNGTHLDWKRRIRVALGSARGLAYLHELAHPPIIHRDVKSTNILLDENLTAKVADFGLSKLISETSNGHVSTQVKGTFGYLDPEYYMTQQLTEKSDVYSFGVVMLELISAKQPIVKGKYIVREIRMAMDKDDESHYGLREIMDPAIRNTSNLIGFSKFVELAMQCVEESASDRPTMNEVAKTLESILHNDGLNTNSSSASSSATESGSGKHPYNESLARKGAFEYSGGYMLPIKVEPK, from the exons ATGGAGGCCATGCTGCTGCTCTTTTCCTATCATCTGCTGATTTTCTCAACATTTCTTAGTGCCATCTATTCCGCAACAAATCCGCAAGATG CTGCCGTACTTCGATCGCTAAAAGATCAGTGGGGGAACACACCACCGAGTTGGGATAAGTCAGATGATCCTTGTGTATCTTGGGAGGGAGTTTCATGCAACAACTCAAGAGTAACTTCTCT GGGTTTATCAACTATGGGACTAACTGGTAAAATGAGCGGAGACATAGGAGGCCTCACTGAACTCATTTCCTT GGATTTGTCATTCAACCCTGGCCTCACAGGTCCTCTCTCTCCACAGCTAGGAGATCTGCAAAAATTGACCATATT AATTCTTGCTGGATGTAGCTTTACAAACACCATACCAAGTGAACTGGGAAATCTTTCCGAACTCACTTTTCT GGCACTTAATACGAATAATTTAACGGGAGAGATACCGCCATCCTTGGGTAAACTCTCCAAGCTATATTGGCTGGATCTTGCTGAAAATCAGTTGAAAGGACCATTGCCTGTCTCATCAAATAAAACTCTGGGACTTGACCTCCTTAAAAAGGCAAAGCACTT CCATTTTAACAAAAACCAGCTTTCGGGCCAAATCCCAGAACAACTTTTTAGCTCAGATATGTCATTAATACACTT ATTGTTTGATGGAAACAAATTCCAAGGGAACATTCCATCCACCCTAGGATTGGTTCAGTCACTTGAGGTTCT TCGGCTTGACCGCAATTCCCTGAAAGGAAGTGTCCCCTCAAATCTAAACAACCTCACTAAAATCACTGAGTT AAATTTGGCTCACAATATATTGTCTGGTGTATTACCCAATTTAACAGGAATGAACTCCCTGAATTATGT GGATTTAAGCAACAACTCTTTCAAGAGATCAGAAGCTCCGAATTGGTTCTCAACCTTAAATTCACTAAACACACT GGTGATCGAATACGGACCTCTACGAGGATCTGTGCCCCCAGAAATtttcagcttacctctgattgAGCAAGT GAAACTGAGGAACAATGCTTTTGCTGATAAATTAGACATGAGTGGGAAAGTTAGTGAGCAGCTGCAACTCGTTGACTTGCAAAACAACGACATATCATCAGTAACACTTGGATCTGAATACAAAAGTACATTGGA ACTGATGGGGAACCCTGTATGCTCAGCTTCTCTCGAAAGCACAATTTACTGTCAGGTTCAGCAATCGGCAAGACCTTATACTACAAGCTTATCAAACTGTGGAACACAATTGTGCGAAGCTGATCAAAAACTCAACCCACAGAGCTGTGAATGTGCATATCCCTACGAAGGAACATTATACTTTAGAGCACCACTATTCCGGGACTTGTCTAATGCCAGTTTGTTTCATTTCCTGGAAATGAGCATTTGGTTAAAACTAGGCCTTTCCCCGGGATCGGTTTCTGTGCAGAATCCCTTTTTCAATGTCGATGACTATCTCCAGGTGCAGCTAGGACTCTTTCCATCCAACTCTAAGTACTTCAATAGGTCAGAGGTTCAGAGACTTGGATTTGCTCTGAGTAACCAAACATACAAGCCTTCTTCAGAGTTTGGACCCTATTTTTTCATAGCATCTCCATACATTTTCGGAG ATGATCACAGGAGAACTCACTTCAGCTTGACTGTGATTGCTGGGATATCCATTGCCGGAGCATTTCTGGTGCTAGTGCTAGCGGGGTTAGGGATATATGCCCTTCGACAGAAAAGGCTTGCTGAACAAGCCATTTCTCTTAGTAAACCATTTG GGGGGGAAGACAGCGGAGGCGCACCACAGCTAAAAGGAGCCAGATGGTTCTCTTATGACGAGCTCAGGAAATGCACCAATAACTTCTCCGAAAGCAATGAGATTGGCTCAGGAGGGTATGGAAAG GTATACAGAGGAATGCTTTCCAACCGAAAGCTGGTTGCAATAAAAAAGGCTCAACAAGGTTCCACGCAAGGTGGACTCGAATTCAAGACCGAAATCGAGTTGCTCTCAAGAGTTCATCACAAAAACCTGGTAGGCTTGGTGGGATTTTGTTTCGAACAAGGTGAACAAATGTTAGTGTATGAATTCATGGAGAATGGCACACTACGAGAAAATCTTACAG GGAGGAATGGAACTCATCTAGATTGGAAGAGGAGGATACGAGTTGCGCTTGGTTCGGCCAGAGGATTAGCTTATTTGCACGAGCTTGCACATCCTCCAATAATTCATCGGGATGTCAAGTCTACCAATATTTTGCTGGATGAAAATCTAACAGCAAAAGTTGCAGATTTTGGACTGTCTAAATTGATCTCCGAGACTTCAAATGGGCATGTTTCCACTCAAGTTAAAGGCACATTT GGATATCTAGATCCCGAATACTACATGACACAACAATTAACAGAGAAAAGCGACGTCTACAGCTTCGGTGTGGTGATGCTCGAACTGATATCTGCAAAACAGCCTATTGTAAAGGGAAAGTACATCGTACGCGAAATAAGAATGGCGATGGATAAGGATGACGAATCACACTACGGATTGAGGGAAATAATGGATCCTGCCATCAGAAACACATCAAATCTTATtggattttcaaaatttgttgaATTAGCAATGCAATGCGTGGAGGAATCAGCTTCAGATCGTCCAACAATGAACGAAGTAGCGAAAACACTGGAATCTATTCTACACAATGATGGCCTAAACACAAATTCATCCTCCGCATCATCATCTGCTACAGAATCCGGATCCGGTAAGCATCCTTACAATGAATCTTTGGCTAGAAAGGGTGCTTTCGAATATAGCGGTGGATACATGCTTCCGATCAAAGTAGAACCCAAGTAA
- the LOC142548875 gene encoding stearoyl-[acyl-carrier-protein] 9-desaturase, chloroplastic-like → MALTLSFMPQHKMPSFGGPQLRSHKIFMASTVHSPSANVGNAKKPFTPPREVHVQVTHSMPPEKREIFNSLHSWAENNLLVLLKDVEKSWQPSDFLPDPASEGFYEQVKELRERCKEIPDDYLVVLVGDMITEEALPTYQTMINTLDAVQDETGASPSPWAIWTRAWTAEENRHGDLLNKYLYLSGRVDMREIERTIQYLIGSGMDPQTENNPYLGFIYTSFQERATFISHGNTARLAKEHGDVKLAQICGTIAADEKRHETAYTKIIEKLFEIDPDGTVLCLADMMRKKISMPAHLMYDGADDNLFENYASVAQKLGVYTAKDYADILEFLVARWEVEKLTNLSGEGRKAQDYVCGLPPRIRKLEERAAAKAKQASSAPFSWIYGREVNL, encoded by the exons atggcACTTACTCTTAGCTTCATGCCTCAACATAAGATGCCTTCTTTTGGCGGCCCTCAGCTCAGATCTCACAAAATTTTCATGGCTTCAACCGTTCATTCGCCCTCTGC AAACGTTGGAAATGCCAAGAAGCCTTTCACCCCACCACGGGAAGTACATGTTCAGGTGACTCATTCCATGCCACCCGAAAAGCGTGAGATTTTCAATTCTCTGCACTCTTGGGCTGAAAATAACCTCCTGGTGCTCCTGAAGGACGTCGAGAAGTCTTGGCAGCCTAGTGACTTTCTGCCAGACCCTGCTTCAGAAGGATTCTACGAGCAAGTTAAAGAACTGAGAGAACGATGTAAGGAGATTCCGGATGACTATCTTGTCGTGTTGGTTGGAGATATGATTACAGAGGAGGCACTTCCAACTTATCAAACCATGATCAACACGCTAGATGCCGTTCAAGATGAGACTGGTGCTAGCCCCAGTCCTTGGGCTATTTGGACAAGGGCATGGACTGCTGAAGAGAATAGGCACGGTGACCTTCTGAACAAGTATCTTTACCTCTCGGGACGTGTAGATATGAGAGAAATAGAGAGAACCATACAATACCTGATTGGATCGGGAATG GATCCTCAAACAGAGAACAACCCATATCTTGGATTCATCTACACTTCATTTCAAGAAAGGGCTACTTTTATTTCTCATGGGAACACAGCAAGGCTTGCCAAAGAACACGGAGATGTGAAACTTGCTCAGATATGTGGCACCATTGCTGCAGATGAGAAACGCCACGAAACTGCCTACACCAAAATCATTGAAAAGCTCTTTGAGATTGATCCTGATGGCACGGTATTGTGTCTTGCTGACATGATGAGGAAAAAGATCTCGATGCCTGCTCATTTAATGTATGATGGGGCGGACGACAATTTATTTGAGAACTACGCTTCCGTGGCACAGAAACTAGGAGTATACACAGCAAAGGATTATGCTGATATCTTGGAATTTTTAGTAGCTAGATGGGAGGTGGAGAAATTGACCAATCTTTCTGGCGAGGGGCGTAAAGCACAGGACTATGTTTGTGGGTTGCCACCTAGAATTCGGAAGCTGGAGGAGAGAGCGGCGGCAAAGGCAAAGCAGGCATCATCTGCTCCATTTAGCTGGATATACGGTCGGGAAGTCAACCTTTGA
- the LOC142548874 gene encoding leucine-rich repeat receptor protein kinase HPCA1-like isoform X1 produces MEAMLLLFSYHLLIFSTFLSAIYSATNPQDAAVLRSLKDQWGNTPPSWDKSDDPCVSWEGVSCNNSRVTSLGLSTMGLTGKMSGDIGGLTELISLDLSFNPGLTGPLSPQLGDLQKLTILILAGCSFTNTIPSELGNLSELTFLALNTNNLTGEIPPSLGKLSKLYWLDLAENQLKGPLPVSSNKTLGLDLLKKAKHFHFNKNQLSGQIPEQLFSSDMSLIHLLFDGNKFQGNIPSTLGLVQSLEVLRLDRNSLKGSVPSNLNNLTKITELNLAHNILSGVLPNLTGMNSLNYVDLSNNSFKRSEAPNWFSTLNSLNTLVIEYGPLRGSVPPEIFSLPLIEQVKLRNNAFADKLDMSGKVSEQLQLVDLQNNDISSVTLGSEYKSTLELMGNPVCSASLESTIYCQVQQSARPYTTSLSNCGTQLCEADQKLNPQSCECAYPYEGTLYFRAPLFRDLSNASLFHFLEMSIWLKLGLSPGSVSVQNPFFNVDDYLQVQLGLFPSNSKYFNRSEVQRLGFALSNQTYKPSSEFGPYFFIASPYIFGDDHRRTHFSLTVIAGISIAGAFLVLVLAGLGIYALRQKRLAEQAISLSKPFANWVSGGEDSGGAPQLKGARWFSYDELRKCTNNFSESNEIGSGGYGKVYRGMLSNRKLVAIKKAQQGSTQGGLEFKTEIELLSRVHHKNLVGLVGFCFEQGEQMLVYEFMENGTLRENLTGRNGTHLDWKRRIRVALGSARGLAYLHELAHPPIIHRDVKSTNILLDENLTAKVADFGLSKLISETSNGHVSTQVKGTFGYLDPEYYMTQQLTEKSDVYSFGVVMLELISAKQPIVKGKYIVREIRMAMDKDDESHYGLREIMDPAIRNTSNLIGFSKFVELAMQCVEESASDRPTMNEVAKTLESILHNDGLNTNSSSASSSATESGSGKHPYNESLARKGAFEYSGGYMLPIKVEPK; encoded by the exons ATGGAGGCCATGCTGCTGCTCTTTTCCTATCATCTGCTGATTTTCTCAACATTTCTTAGTGCCATCTATTCCGCAACAAATCCGCAAGATG CTGCCGTACTTCGATCGCTAAAAGATCAGTGGGGGAACACACCACCGAGTTGGGATAAGTCAGATGATCCTTGTGTATCTTGGGAGGGAGTTTCATGCAACAACTCAAGAGTAACTTCTCT GGGTTTATCAACTATGGGACTAACTGGTAAAATGAGCGGAGACATAGGAGGCCTCACTGAACTCATTTCCTT GGATTTGTCATTCAACCCTGGCCTCACAGGTCCTCTCTCTCCACAGCTAGGAGATCTGCAAAAATTGACCATATT AATTCTTGCTGGATGTAGCTTTACAAACACCATACCAAGTGAACTGGGAAATCTTTCCGAACTCACTTTTCT GGCACTTAATACGAATAATTTAACGGGAGAGATACCGCCATCCTTGGGTAAACTCTCCAAGCTATATTGGCTGGATCTTGCTGAAAATCAGTTGAAAGGACCATTGCCTGTCTCATCAAATAAAACTCTGGGACTTGACCTCCTTAAAAAGGCAAAGCACTT CCATTTTAACAAAAACCAGCTTTCGGGCCAAATCCCAGAACAACTTTTTAGCTCAGATATGTCATTAATACACTT ATTGTTTGATGGAAACAAATTCCAAGGGAACATTCCATCCACCCTAGGATTGGTTCAGTCACTTGAGGTTCT TCGGCTTGACCGCAATTCCCTGAAAGGAAGTGTCCCCTCAAATCTAAACAACCTCACTAAAATCACTGAGTT AAATTTGGCTCACAATATATTGTCTGGTGTATTACCCAATTTAACAGGAATGAACTCCCTGAATTATGT GGATTTAAGCAACAACTCTTTCAAGAGATCAGAAGCTCCGAATTGGTTCTCAACCTTAAATTCACTAAACACACT GGTGATCGAATACGGACCTCTACGAGGATCTGTGCCCCCAGAAATtttcagcttacctctgattgAGCAAGT GAAACTGAGGAACAATGCTTTTGCTGATAAATTAGACATGAGTGGGAAAGTTAGTGAGCAGCTGCAACTCGTTGACTTGCAAAACAACGACATATCATCAGTAACACTTGGATCTGAATACAAAAGTACATTGGA ACTGATGGGGAACCCTGTATGCTCAGCTTCTCTCGAAAGCACAATTTACTGTCAGGTTCAGCAATCGGCAAGACCTTATACTACAAGCTTATCAAACTGTGGAACACAATTGTGCGAAGCTGATCAAAAACTCAACCCACAGAGCTGTGAATGTGCATATCCCTACGAAGGAACATTATACTTTAGAGCACCACTATTCCGGGACTTGTCTAATGCCAGTTTGTTTCATTTCCTGGAAATGAGCATTTGGTTAAAACTAGGCCTTTCCCCGGGATCGGTTTCTGTGCAGAATCCCTTTTTCAATGTCGATGACTATCTCCAGGTGCAGCTAGGACTCTTTCCATCCAACTCTAAGTACTTCAATAGGTCAGAGGTTCAGAGACTTGGATTTGCTCTGAGTAACCAAACATACAAGCCTTCTTCAGAGTTTGGACCCTATTTTTTCATAGCATCTCCATACATTTTCGGAG ATGATCACAGGAGAACTCACTTCAGCTTGACTGTGATTGCTGGGATATCCATTGCCGGAGCATTTCTGGTGCTAGTGCTAGCGGGGTTAGGGATATATGCCCTTCGACAGAAAAGGCTTGCTGAACAAGCCATTTCTCTTAGTAAACCATTTG CAAATTGGGTTTCAGGGGGGGAAGACAGCGGAGGCGCACCACAGCTAAAAGGAGCCAGATGGTTCTCTTATGACGAGCTCAGGAAATGCACCAATAACTTCTCCGAAAGCAATGAGATTGGCTCAGGAGGGTATGGAAAG GTATACAGAGGAATGCTTTCCAACCGAAAGCTGGTTGCAATAAAAAAGGCTCAACAAGGTTCCACGCAAGGTGGACTCGAATTCAAGACCGAAATCGAGTTGCTCTCAAGAGTTCATCACAAAAACCTGGTAGGCTTGGTGGGATTTTGTTTCGAACAAGGTGAACAAATGTTAGTGTATGAATTCATGGAGAATGGCACACTACGAGAAAATCTTACAG GGAGGAATGGAACTCATCTAGATTGGAAGAGGAGGATACGAGTTGCGCTTGGTTCGGCCAGAGGATTAGCTTATTTGCACGAGCTTGCACATCCTCCAATAATTCATCGGGATGTCAAGTCTACCAATATTTTGCTGGATGAAAATCTAACAGCAAAAGTTGCAGATTTTGGACTGTCTAAATTGATCTCCGAGACTTCAAATGGGCATGTTTCCACTCAAGTTAAAGGCACATTT GGATATCTAGATCCCGAATACTACATGACACAACAATTAACAGAGAAAAGCGACGTCTACAGCTTCGGTGTGGTGATGCTCGAACTGATATCTGCAAAACAGCCTATTGTAAAGGGAAAGTACATCGTACGCGAAATAAGAATGGCGATGGATAAGGATGACGAATCACACTACGGATTGAGGGAAATAATGGATCCTGCCATCAGAAACACATCAAATCTTATtggattttcaaaatttgttgaATTAGCAATGCAATGCGTGGAGGAATCAGCTTCAGATCGTCCAACAATGAACGAAGTAGCGAAAACACTGGAATCTATTCTACACAATGATGGCCTAAACACAAATTCATCCTCCGCATCATCATCTGCTACAGAATCCGGATCCGGTAAGCATCCTTACAATGAATCTTTGGCTAGAAAGGGTGCTTTCGAATATAGCGGTGGATACATGCTTCCGATCAAAGTAGAACCCAAGTAA